A single Loxodonta africana isolate mLoxAfr1 chromosome 12, mLoxAfr1.hap2, whole genome shotgun sequence DNA region contains:
- the VPS37D gene encoding vacuolar protein sorting-associated protein 37D — MYRARAARAGPEPGSPGRFGILSTGQLRDLLQDEPKLDRIVRLSRKFQGLQLEREACLASNYALAKENLALRPRLEMGRAALAIKYQELREVAESCADKLQRLEDSMHRWSPHCALGWLQAELEEAEQEAEEQMEQLLLGEQSLEAFLPAFQRGRALAHLRRTQAEKLQELLQRRERSAQPAPTAATDAPKPLAPAAVLPTGAARGPPAVPRSLPPLDSRPVLPLKGSPGCPLGPAPLLSPRPSQPEPPHR; from the exons ATGTACCGGGCCCGGGCGGCGCGGGCGGGGCCGGAGCCTGGCAGCCCGGGGCGCTTTGGGATCCTCAGCACCGGGCAGCTCCGGGACCTGCTCCAGGACGAGCCCAAGCTGGACCGGATCGTGCGGCTCAGCAGGAAG TTCCAGGGCCTGCAGCTGGAGCGTGAGGCATGCCTGGCCTCCAACTACGCGCTGGCCAAGGAGAACCTGGCCCTGCGGCCCCGCCTGGAGATGGGCCGGGCTGCCCTGGCCATCAAGTACCAGGAGCTCCGTGAGGTGGCCGAGAGCTGTGCAGACAAGCTGCAGCGACTGG AGGACAGCATGCATCGCTGGAGTCCCCACTGCGCGCTGGGCTGGCTGCAGGCGGAGCTGGAAGAGGCTGAGCAGGAGGCTGAG GAGCAGATGGAGCAGCTGCTGCTGGGGGAGCAGAGCCTGGAGGCTTTCCTGCCCGCCTTCCAGCGTGGCCGCGCCCTGGCCCACCTGCGGCGGACCCAGGCAGAGAAGCTGCAGGAGCTGCTGCAGCGCCGGGAACGGTCTGCCCAGCCAGCCCCCACTGCTGCTACTGACGCCCCCAAACCCCTCGCCCCTGCAGCTGTCCTGCCCACCGGGGCTGCCCGGGGGCCACCAGCAGTGCCCCGGAGCCTGCCTCCCTTGGACTCCCGCCCAGTGCTCCCACTGAAGGGCTCCCCCGGGTGCCCCCTTGGCCCGGCACCCCTGCTGAGCCCTCGGCCCTCGCAGCCAGAGCCCCCCCACCGGTAG
- the DNAJC30 gene encoding dnaJ homolog subfamily C member 30, mitochondrial, translating to MAARCAWRGPRLLLWRPSGARGAPQGPEWGLGLGVRTRARSDGPYSRTALYELLGVPSTATQAQIKAAYYRQSFLYHPDRNAGSAEAAERFTRIAQAYVVLGSAALRRKYDRGLLSDEDLRGPGPRPSGTPAAPRAPPAAPRAPSGGRAKPGGGRAVFDFDAFYRAHYGEQLERERRQRARREALRRQREERARRGIRWDEARDTAFLLLLLAGFVLVGFRI from the coding sequence ATGGCAGCCCGGTGTGCTTGGAGGGGCCCGCGGTTGCTGCTGTGGAGGCCGTCGGGGGCTCGCGGGGCTCCCCAGGGTCCGGAGTGGGGCCTGGGCCTCGGAGTGAGGACTCGCGCCCGCAGCGACGGCCCGTACTCGCGCACGGCCCTCTACGAGCTGCTCGGCGTCCCGTCCACAGCCACGCAGGCTCAAATCAAGGCGGCCTACTACCGGCAGAGCTTCCTCTACCACCCCGACCGCAACGCGGGGAGCGCCGAGGCCGCCGAGCGCTTCACCCGCATCGCCCAGGCCTACGTGGTGCTGGGCAGCGCCGCCCTCCGCCGTAAGTACGACCGCGGCCTGCTCAGCGACGAGGACCTGCGCGGGCCCGGCCCGCGGCCCTCCGGGACCCCCGCCGCGCCCCGCGCCCCGCCGGCCGCCCCTCGGGCCCCCAGCGGAGGCCGGGCCAAGCCGGGCGGCGGGCGCGCCGTGTTCGACTTCGACGCCTTCTACCGGGCGCACTACGGGGAGCAGCTGGAGCGCGAGCGGCGCCAGAGGGCCCGGCGGGAGGCCCTGCGCAGGCAGCGGGAGGAGCGGGCCAGGCGGGGCATCAGGTGGGACGAGGCCCGGGACAcggccttcctcctcctcctcctcgccGGCTTCGTCCTCGTCGGCTTTCGCATCTGA
- the BUD23 gene encoding probable 18S rRNA (guanine-N(7))-methyltransferase: MASRGRRPEHVGPPELFYDENEARKYVRNSRMIDVQTKMAGRALELLCLPEGQPCYLLDVGCGSGLSGDYLSDEGHYWVGIDISPAMLDAALDRDTEGDVLLGDMGQGIPFKPGAFDGCISISAVQWLCNANKKSDNPAKRLYCFFSTLYSVLARGARAVLQLYPENSEQLELITTQATKAGFTGGVVVDYPNSAKAKKFYLCLFTGPSSFLPKGLSDQKDGDEDRKSAFTNERVPHRIARRGMVKKSRDWVLEKKERRRRQGKEVRPDTQYTGRKRKPYF, from the exons ATGGCGTCTCGCGGGCGGAGGCCGGAGCACGTCGGCCCCCCGGAGCTG TTTTACGACGAGAATGAAGCCCGGAAATACGTTCGCAA CTCGCGGATGATTGACGTCCAGACCAAGATGGCTGGGCGGGCACTGGAGCTCCTTTGTCTGCCTGAGGGTCAGCCCTGTTATCTGCTGGATGTTGG CTGTGGCTCTGGGCTGAGTGGGGATTATCTCTCAGATGAAGGACACTACTGGGTAGGCATTGACATCAGCCCTGCCATGCTGG ATGCGGCCTTGGACCGAGACACGGAGGGAGACGTGCTTCTCGGGGACATGGGTCAAGGCATCCCCTTCAAGCCAGGTGCTTTTGATGGTTGTATCAG CATTTCTGCTGTGCAGTGGCTCTGTAATGCTAACAAGAAGTCCGACAACCCAGCCAAGCGCCTGTACTGCTTTTTTTCCACTCTTTATTCTGTTTTG GCCCGTGGTGCCCGTGCCGTCTTGCAGCTGTATCCAGAGAACTCGGAGCAG TTGGAGCTGATCACGACCCAGGCCACGAAGGCTGGTTTCACTGGGGGTGTGGTGGTGGACTACCCCAACAGTGCCAAAGCAAAGAA gttctacctctgtttgtttacTGGGCCTTCAAGCTTTCTGCCAAAG GGGCTGAGTGACCAGAAAGATGGAGACGAAGACAGAAAGTCTGCGTTCACTAATGAGAG GGTCCCGCACAGGATTGCGAGGCGGGGAATGGTGAAAAAGAGCCGGGACTGGGTGCTAGAGAAGAAGGAGCGTCGCAGACGTCAGGGCAA GGAAGTCAGACCTGACACTCAGTACACTGGCCGCAAGCGCAAGCCCTATTTCTAA